In the Tetrapisispora phaffii CBS 4417 chromosome 10, complete genome genome, AATccaattttcaattaaaaattattgaaaaaaaggTATAAAAATGAAGGTTGTGTCATGATTAATGAGAATTATCTTCCAAAGTTTTATGTTATGTCTCTTTTCATTAATGACTAcagtaaaaaaaatatcctTTTATTAACTGTTGAGATGTCTAGCGAAACAAAGAAAGTTTACGCCTTATCTAACGGATTTCCATACTCCCATAATCCATCTAGCTCCATAGTAGCTAAACCAGATGGTccaattttattagaagatCTTCATTTAGTCGAAAATATCGCTCATTTTGTAAGGGAAAGAATCCCAGAAAGAGTTGTCCATGCTAAAGGTGGCGGTtgtaaatttgaattcGAATTAACTGACTCCTTAAGTGATATCACCTATGCTGCTCCTTACCAGAATGTTGGTTACAAATGTCCAGGTATGATTCGTGTCTCTGAAGTCACTGAATCTATTGGTGGCCCGGATACTGTAAGAGATCCAAGaggtttttcttttaagtTATACACTGACTGGGGTAACCACGATTGGGTATTTAATAACAGTCCAACGTTTTTTATTAGAGATGGTGCTAAGTTCCCACAATTCGTTCACACTCAAAAGAAGGACCCAGAAACTCATTTGGATGCAGCTGAAGACTCCACTACCTTTTGGGACTTCTACACCCAAAACTTAGAGAGTATTCACCAGATTGTCTACGTTTTAGGTCCAAGAGGTATTCCGAAGTCCTGGACTGAAATGAATGCTTACTCTGGTCATACTTTCAGAATGGTTAACGACAAAGGTGAAATTACATATGTTAACTACCATATTAAGTCTGATGATGGTTTTACTAACTTAACAAACGAAGAGGCTGCTAACTTAGCTGCAACTCGTCCAGATTTTAACATTGCTCAATTGCGTAAGGATGTTAAGGATGGTAAGAATGGTAAGCAACCAAGTTACACTTGTTACCTCCAGACTATGACTGTAAAACAAGCAGAGGAATTTAGATACTCTATTAATGATCTAACCAAAATCTGGCCACATAAAGAATTCCCATTGAGAAAGTTCGGTAAAATTACTTTAACTGAAAATGTTGAAAACTTCTTTCAAGACATTGAACAATTAGCTTTCTCTCCAGCCAACACTTGTATTCCAGGTATCGAACCAACTAACGATAACATTTTGCAAACGAGATTATTCGCTTATGGTGACACGCAACGTTACAGACTGGGTGTTAATTACCAACAGCTACCAGTTAACAGACCAAGGAACTTAAACGGTGCTACATCTAACGGTTGTCCATATGCCCCCGATTTGCCAAAATGCCCATACGTCTCTTCTAATTTCCAAAGAGATGGTGCTGGTTCATACTTCAACCAAGGTAATTTGCCAACCTACGTATCTGGCCAGTCTAATGCTAAACTTGAATACAAAGCTTTAAATGCAGAAGACTTTGCAAAGAACAAATATAAGGGTACTGTCA is a window encoding:
- the TPHA0J01180 gene encoding catalase (similar to Saccharomyces cerevisiae CTT1 (YGR088W); ancestral locus Anc_3.424); translated protein: MINENYLPKFYVMSLFINDYSKKNILLLTVEMSSETKKVYALSNGFPYSHNPSSSIVAKPDGPILLEDLHLVENIAHFVRERIPERVVHAKGGGCKFEFELTDSLSDITYAAPYQNVGYKCPGMIRVSEVTESIGGPDTVRDPRGFSFKLYTDWGNHDWVFNNSPTFFIRDGAKFPQFVHTQKKDPETHLDAAEDSTTFWDFYTQNLESIHQIVYVLGPRGIPKSWTEMNAYSGHTFRMVNDKGEITYVNYHIKSDDGFTNLTNEEAANLAATRPDFNIAQLRKDVKDGKNGKQPSYTCYLQTMTVKQAEEFRYSINDLTKIWPHKEFPLRKFGKITLTENVENFFQDIEQLAFSPANTCIPGIEPTNDNILQTRLFAYGDTQRYRLGVNYQQLPVNRPRNLNGATSNGCPYAPDLPKCPYVSSNFQRDGAGSYFNQGNLPTYVSGQSNAKLEYKALNAEDFAKNKYKGTVTEADLKKYIAEQEAARISHETIINSKLPGYNSVSGVSPLDLEQARDLYERIYTEEEKKDMIQNVIDGASNIANSQLKTTISQYFGLLNPKAGKSIADGLGVTWSPVDFETYVNDVVGRASPQ